A part of Aegilops tauschii subsp. strangulata cultivar AL8/78 chromosome 2, Aet v6.0, whole genome shotgun sequence genomic DNA contains:
- the LOC109760369 gene encoding uncharacterized protein, giving the protein MTQKILQWSKNNAAIIGHLDDFGSTPLHFAASAEGKEMEEASNFGTQFLFQRRADDPTPVRQLLGAHKYSAYRPDNKGQYPIHIAATMGNCKVVTLILGNCPECAGLRNAHGRTFLHVAVDMRWEKIVDYATKNDTFASILNMQDNNGDTALHLAVQVGVLRIFRNLLRNNHVSLNLANHKGQTPADLSRSTIPVGFYHKTNARMWILWSLLKASALNGNDRRDHFQEKNIHKIDEGRESKKMTEASQMTGIGSVLVATMAFAAALTLPGGYIASEQKNGGTPTLAGSYAFDAFMYAVAVAFICSMLATFSLMYSGMATVDLKIRNDYFSQSVSWMWNSSRSLLVAFALGVYLVLAPRDGTTAIGVCILTSGTLLFRNREVGRILICTYTLHKRVGIIIWPRVATKILIMIFQSYFVYIVIFIFPVCFNGIFKLFPILGASK; this is encoded by the exons ATGACACAGAAGATACTGCAATGGAGCAAGAACAACGCTGCGATCATCGGGCATCTGGACGATTTTGGGAGCACACCGCTCCATTTTGCTGCCTCGGCTGAAGGCAAGGAGATGGAAGAAGCAAGCAATTTCGGCACTCAATTCCTATTTCAGCGCCGGGCAGACGATCCTACTCCAGTTCGTCAGCTATTGGGCGCCCACAAATATTCTGCATACCGGCCAGATAATAAGGGACAGTACCCTATACACATCGCCGCAACAATGGGCAACTGTAAGGTCGTGACTCTCATTCTTGGCAACTGCCCAGAGTGCGCCGGTCTGCGCAATGCCCATGGGAGAACGTTTCTCCATGTTGCGGTTGACATGAGGTGGGAAAAAATAGTGGACTACGCCACCAAGAACGATACGTTCGCCTCCATCCTGAATATGCAGGACAACAATGGCGACACGGCGCTGCACTTAGCTGTCCAGGTTGGGGTTCTAAGGATATTCCGTAATCTGTTACGGAATAACCATGTATCATTGAATCTGGCAAACCACAAGGGCCAAACTCCAGCTGACCTCTCAAGGAGCACTATTCCAGTTGGGTTTTACCACAAGACG AATGCTCGGATGTGGATACTTTGGTCCCTGTTAAAAGCCAGTGCTCTCAACGGCAACGACAGGCGTGATCACTTCCAGGAAAAGAACATTCATAAGATAGACGAGGGCAGAGAGTCGAAGAAAATGACCGAGGCGTCGCAGATGACTGGCATTGGCTCTGTACTTGTCGCAACCATGGCATTTGCTGCAGCTCTCACCTTGCCTGGAGGCTACATAGCCAGTGAGCAGAAGAATGGTGGTACGCCAACCCTCGCTGGGTCTTACGCTTTTGACGCGTTCATGTACGCTGTCGCGGTAGCATTCATCTGCTCCATGCTTGCCACGTTCAGTCTCATGTACTCAGGTATGGCCACGGTTGACTTGAAGATCAGAAACGATTACTTCAGCCAATCCGTAAGTTGGATGTGGAATTCCAGCAGAAGCTTGCTGGTTGCCTTCGCATTGGGGGTGTACCTCGTGCTGGCACCCAGAGACGGTACCACTGCCATTGGTGTTTGTATTCTCACTTCAGGCACTCTACTCTTCAGGAACAGGGAAGTCGGCCGAATCCTTATCTGCACGTATACGTTGCACAAGAGAGTCGGAATCATCATATGGCCGCGAGTTGCTACCAAGATCCTCATAATGATATTTCAGTCATATTTTGTctacattgttattttcattttCCCGGTATGTTTTAACGGGATTTTCAAGCTCTTTCCAATCTTGGGTGCATCCAAATAA